One window of Cohnella hashimotonis genomic DNA carries:
- a CDS encoding N-acetylmuramoyl-L-alanine amidase: protein MKQIGFFVLLAAIFFCFSFAGQASAQTSGATIILDGQALSLQKKDKVEILKGSVMVPIRVIAENLGLLVTWNQADKQVKIWSGSGDIKLTIGSSVASVGDANVKLNAAPVNRSGTTLVPLRFVGESAGIDIGWDNVKKIVTLASLQTSEPWQPSSPTPSATPIPSPTPTVSPSPTPTPTPTATPGTSPTTSPSPAAGGQIKGIGWSDGRLAISFSGSLIPKTYAMTNPSRIVVELRDTSFDPAFASLQSYNSATQSGAFEISDGSSATHVGYAVTDTVSKTITITLDLATDKPYTAYQEADVESNVYVVDLKPTATPTPPPVNPNNGKKIVVIDPGHGDGDPGGIGATKKQEKSFNLSLALKVEKLLKKESAFQVVMTRHDDTFIPLSDRATIANKAGADAFVSIHANIAPGKPTVRGTETYYYTGNGKTLANIMHKYLVQATGFTDRKVKYASYKVLRETDMPATLLEVGFLSNATEESILFSVSFQDRVAQAIVDGLKAYFGVK from the coding sequence TTGAAACAGATCGGCTTCTTTGTACTGCTCGCAGCAATTTTCTTCTGTTTTTCGTTCGCCGGACAAGCCAGCGCCCAGACCTCCGGGGCAACCATCATACTGGACGGACAAGCGCTGTCACTCCAGAAAAAAGACAAGGTCGAAATTCTGAAGGGCAGTGTCATGGTCCCCATTCGCGTCATTGCCGAAAATCTGGGACTGCTCGTCACTTGGAACCAAGCCGACAAGCAAGTGAAGATCTGGTCGGGCAGCGGCGACATCAAGCTGACGATCGGCAGCTCCGTTGCCAGCGTCGGCGACGCCAATGTCAAGCTGAATGCCGCACCCGTCAATCGCTCAGGCACGACGCTCGTACCGCTCCGCTTCGTCGGTGAATCTGCCGGAATCGACATCGGCTGGGATAATGTCAAGAAGATCGTGACCTTGGCATCGCTTCAAACTTCAGAGCCTTGGCAGCCGTCTTCGCCCACGCCATCTGCAACGCCGATTCCATCGCCAACTCCGACAGTATCACCTTCTCCGACGCCGACGCCGACGCCGACTGCAACTCCCGGAACGTCGCCGACGACATCGCCTTCTCCTGCAGCGGGCGGTCAGATAAAAGGCATCGGCTGGAGCGACGGCAGGCTGGCTATCTCGTTCAGCGGCAGTCTTATTCCTAAAACGTATGCGATGACCAATCCTTCTCGTATCGTCGTGGAGTTGCGGGATACGTCGTTCGACCCTGCATTTGCGTCTTTGCAGTCATACAATTCGGCAACGCAATCGGGCGCGTTCGAGATTTCTGACGGTTCGAGCGCGACGCATGTCGGATATGCTGTAACCGATACCGTCTCCAAGACGATCACTATCACGCTGGACCTTGCGACGGATAAGCCCTATACCGCATATCAGGAGGCCGACGTTGAGTCCAATGTATACGTTGTCGACCTTAAGCCGACGGCGACGCCGACGCCGCCACCGGTAAATCCGAACAACGGCAAAAAGATCGTTGTCATAGACCCAGGCCACGGCGATGGCGATCCGGGCGGCATCGGCGCCACCAAGAAGCAGGAAAAATCGTTTAATCTGTCGCTGGCGCTTAAGGTGGAAAAGCTGCTGAAGAAGGAGTCCGCCTTCCAGGTCGTGATGACCCGCCATGACGATACGTTTATTCCGCTGTCTGACCGTGCGACGATCGCGAACAAAGCCGGCGCGGATGCATTCGTATCCATCCATGCCAACATCGCGCCCGGCAAACCGACCGTCCGAGGCACCGAAACTTACTATTACACGGGGAACGGCAAAACGCTGGCTAATATCATGCATAAGTACCTGGTTCAAGCGACCGGCTTCACCGACCGAAAGGTTAAGTACGCCAGCTACAAGGTACTCCGCGAGACGGACATGCCCGCAACGCTGCTCGAAGTCGGGTTTCTGTCCAACGCTACGGAAGAATCGATTCTTTTCAGCGTCAGCTTCCAGGACCGCGTCGCCCAGGCAATCGTAGACGGATTAAAGGCGTATTTCGGCGTCAAGTAA
- a CDS encoding molybdopterin molybdotransferase MoeA: MSGRRDAISLEEAQRRILAWAKPIGADEVPLLQAQGLRLAEAARTESPMPAFARAGMDGYAVWAADLATASPQSPVLLKIVEGDARGALYYSIRSGEAMRVGTGGPLPEGADTVVMQEAVSIKQDEDGTRRAVFLRSETAGRHVTARGAEAAAGSVLIAAGTRIGPGQAALLASLGAARPCVYRKPRIVVVTAGDDVVPVESEPGIGQVRNGNLPMLRMLIESAAGETAWDAHVPDEPDQAQQTLLRGLADADLVIVSGGISVGDTDIMGRLFGGAGPGLLFSKLAIRPGSASSAIVLDGKLLIGLSGNPGACFAGFELLARPAIERLGGGSGELKWCQARLAEGSVKSNANPRFLRGVVWIEGGMLMARPCAENSSSGLISIGEANALLAIPPSAEETRAGATIDVRLLPGWQDRAWQ; this comes from the coding sequence ATGAGTGGACGCCGGGACGCGATATCTCTTGAAGAAGCGCAGCGGCGCATTTTAGCCTGGGCGAAGCCGATCGGTGCGGATGAGGTTCCGCTGCTTCAGGCGCAAGGCCTTCGTTTGGCTGAGGCGGCACGGACGGAATCGCCGATGCCGGCGTTTGCGCGCGCGGGCATGGACGGCTATGCCGTTTGGGCTGCGGATCTGGCGACCGCGTCTCCGCAGAGCCCGGTCCTGCTCAAGATTGTGGAGGGCGACGCTCGCGGCGCGCTCTACTATAGCATTCGTTCGGGCGAGGCTATGCGCGTCGGAACAGGCGGCCCGCTGCCCGAAGGCGCGGATACGGTCGTAATGCAAGAAGCGGTATCGATTAAGCAGGACGAAGACGGCACGAGACGCGCTGTTTTCTTGCGGTCGGAGACCGCTGGCAGGCATGTTACCGCGCGAGGCGCGGAGGCAGCGGCGGGCAGCGTGCTTATCGCGGCAGGAACGCGCATCGGGCCCGGACAAGCGGCGCTGCTGGCCTCGCTCGGCGCTGCAAGGCCTTGCGTTTACCGCAAGCCGCGGATCGTCGTCGTTACGGCCGGTGACGATGTCGTGCCCGTCGAATCCGAGCCGGGCATCGGGCAAGTCCGCAACGGCAATCTGCCGATGCTGCGGATGCTAATCGAATCGGCGGCCGGGGAAACGGCATGGGATGCGCATGTGCCGGACGAGCCGGACCAAGCGCAACAAACGTTGCTGCGCGGCCTTGCCGATGCCGATTTAGTTATCGTATCAGGCGGCATTTCCGTCGGAGACACGGATATTATGGGCAGATTGTTCGGGGGAGCCGGTCCTGGCCTCTTATTTTCCAAGCTGGCTATTCGGCCCGGAAGCGCGTCGAGCGCGATCGTATTGGACGGCAAGCTGCTCATCGGACTGTCCGGCAATCCGGGCGCCTGCTTTGCCGGCTTCGAGCTGTTGGCGCGACCGGCGATCGAGCGGCTCGGCGGGGGCAGCGGCGAGTTGAAATGGTGCCAGGCGCGTTTGGCTGAAGGCAGCGTAAAAAGCAATGCCAATCCCCGATTTTTGCGCGGTGTGGTCTGGATCGAAGGAGGGATGCTTATGGCCCGTCCCTGTGCCGAGAACAGTTCGTCGGGGCTCATCTCGATAGGCGAGGCCAATGCGCTGCTTGCGATTCCGCCGTCCGCTGAAGAGACGCGGGCAGGCGCGACGATTGACGTTCGGCTGCTTCCGGGCTGGCAGGACCGTGCATGGCAATGA
- a CDS encoding IS1595 family transposase, which translates to MPVEADTYEQFCQRFSSDAACAHALFALRWPEGFRCPACQCTSFSLIRTRRLPLYQCASCRRQTSIISGTIMEGSRTPLPRWFQAMFLLSQPGGLSSLRLSGILKVTYKTAWHIAQKIRFALQSAEASEFIDADFRLDVFYYGAPCYQDAQQPVLVGASLNEQAQPERVVLHQPEPIHVNPVNRRVLSSGYHAFARKHAEPHAAPSSDRYGKLHAALFPIAKNVCNWLNDTFNGIGAKHLQAYLDEFAFRLNKQLQTAPILPTLMRWCSVTRAIQYDELTRPKPVLVVPWIYFGSRSRWKGHHMSRWGA; encoded by the coding sequence ATGCCAGTCGAAGCAGATACCTATGAGCAGTTTTGCCAACGGTTCTCGTCGGATGCGGCATGCGCGCATGCGCTGTTTGCGCTTCGCTGGCCCGAAGGATTCCGATGTCCCGCCTGCCAATGCACAAGCTTCTCGCTTATACGAACCCGGCGGCTGCCGCTGTATCAATGCGCTTCGTGCCGTCGTCAGACCTCCATCATTTCCGGCACCATCATGGAAGGTAGCCGTACGCCGCTGCCGCGTTGGTTCCAGGCGATGTTCCTTCTCTCGCAGCCGGGCGGCCTCAGCTCGCTTCGCTTATCCGGCATCCTAAAGGTCACGTATAAGACTGCATGGCATATCGCGCAAAAGATTAGATTCGCACTCCAGTCCGCAGAAGCTTCTGAGTTTATAGATGCCGACTTCAGGCTTGACGTTTTTTATTATGGAGCGCCATGTTATCAGGATGCCCAGCAGCCGGTGTTGGTCGGCGCTTCCTTAAACGAGCAAGCGCAGCCTGAACGCGTCGTGCTTCATCAGCCGGAGCCGATACATGTCAACCCGGTTAATAGGAGAGTCCTGTCATCCGGCTATCATGCCTTTGCTCGCAAACACGCCGAGCCCCACGCCGCTCCATCGAGCGACCGCTATGGCAAGCTGCATGCCGCTTTATTCCCGATTGCTAAAAATGTATGCAATTGGCTAAACGATACCTTCAATGGTATCGGCGCCAAGCATTTGCAAGCTTATTTGGACGAGTTTGCGTTTCGCTTGAACAAGCAGTTGCAAACCGCCCCTATATTACCCACCTTGATGCGTTGGTGTTCGGTTACGCGCGCAATCCAATACGACGAACTTACACGGCCAAAGCCAGTACTTGTCGTGCCTTGGATTTATTTTGGCAGCAGATCGCGATGGAAAGGTCATCATATGAGCAGGTGGGGAGCGTGA
- a CDS encoding YjcZ family sporulation protein, with the protein MSGVAGAGYGGGAAFVLVLFILLVIILRAGIGLY; encoded by the coding sequence ATGAGCGGAGTAGCTGGCGCAGGTTACGGCGGCGGAGCAGCATTCGTCCTCGTCCTCTTCATTCTTCTCGTGATCATTCTTCGTGCGGGCATCGGCCTGTACTAA
- a CDS encoding peroxiredoxin gives MAERLVGREAPHFNLETVSGDGKEFGRASLTDYKGKWLVFFFYPLDFTFVCPTEIVALSEAYDQFKALNTEVLGVSVDSVHSHKAWINTPKNDNGLGQLNFPLAADITKQAARDYGVLIEEEGIALRGLFIIDPDGVLKYQVVNHNDVGRSVEETLRVLQALQSGGLCPINWKPGDKNLVAN, from the coding sequence ATGGCAGAGCGTTTGGTCGGCCGCGAGGCCCCGCACTTTAACCTGGAGACTGTGTCCGGTGACGGCAAGGAATTCGGCAGAGCGTCCCTTACGGATTACAAGGGCAAGTGGCTCGTATTCTTCTTCTATCCGCTGGACTTCACCTTCGTATGCCCGACGGAGATCGTCGCGCTGTCCGAAGCTTACGACCAGTTCAAGGCGCTGAATACTGAAGTTCTCGGCGTCAGCGTGGACAGCGTCCACAGCCACAAGGCTTGGATCAACACCCCTAAGAACGACAACGGCCTCGGTCAGCTGAACTTCCCGCTGGCTGCCGACATCACGAAGCAAGCGGCACGCGACTACGGCGTACTGATCGAAGAAGAAGGCATCGCGCTGCGCGGCCTGTTCATCATCGACCCGGACGGCGTACTGAAGTACCAAGTCGTCAACCACAACGACGTGGGCCGTAGCGTCGAAGAGACGCTCCGCGTACTCCAAGCCCTGCAATCCGGCGGGCTGTGCCCAATCAACTGGAAGCCGGGCGACAAGAACCTGGTTGCCAACTAA
- the mobB gene encoding molybdopterin-guanine dinucleotide biosynthesis protein B, protein MSAQPTVIQIVGYADSGKTTLLCALVRHLTSLGMTVATLKHHGHPPDATEREGTATLDLPDKDTALHLAAGAVGTGASSAAVSAVWTPGEASLEELAKRLPPADLILAEGFKRSPYAKWVLLRETRDVVLLDALINVIGVSASFPFSHPILPVVDRNEIGRIAALALAAVRMPL, encoded by the coding sequence ATGAGTGCCCAGCCTACTGTTATTCAGATCGTAGGTTATGCGGACAGCGGCAAAACGACGCTCCTCTGCGCCCTGGTCCGTCATCTGACGAGCCTCGGCATGACAGTCGCTACGCTCAAGCATCACGGACACCCGCCGGACGCCACCGAGAGGGAAGGCACGGCGACGCTCGACCTGCCGGATAAGGATACTGCGCTTCATCTGGCGGCCGGAGCAGTGGGGACCGGCGCCTCCTCGGCGGCTGTATCGGCCGTCTGGACGCCGGGCGAAGCTTCGCTGGAGGAGCTGGCGAAGCGGCTGCCGCCAGCAGACTTGATCTTGGCCGAGGGCTTCAAACGATCCCCGTACGCCAAGTGGGTGCTCCTGCGCGAAACGCGCGACGTCGTACTGCTTGACGCGCTGATCAACGTTATCGGCGTCTCCGCTTCTTTTCCGTTTTCGCATCCGATTCTGCCCGTCGTGGACCGGAACGAGATCGGACGAATCGCGGCATTGGCACTCGCCGCGGTTCGCATGCCATTGTGA
- the mobA gene encoding molybdenum cofactor guanylyltransferase translates to MAMISVWNGQSNDAITDCHAVVLCGGAGRRMGARKELLDFNGEPLLFRLCRSLSNIARQLTVVTDVKREYDFLPREVRVIADQVADFGPVAGICAGMAASSFPLQLVVACDYPLAGPQVWRALADTLALHPEADAVLPEVGGKLHPLCALYRSRTLATWQAALDGGNKRVMAATERMRIVSWVPEDGATNALMNMNTPEDYRLAKERLRL, encoded by the coding sequence ATGGCAATGATATCCGTATGGAATGGACAATCTAACGATGCGATAACGGATTGCCATGCTGTCGTTTTATGCGGCGGCGCGGGGAGAAGGATGGGTGCACGCAAGGAGCTGCTCGATTTCAACGGAGAGCCGCTGCTTTTCCGGTTGTGCAGAAGCCTATCGAACATTGCCCGACAGTTGACGGTTGTGACGGATGTTAAACGCGAATACGATTTTCTCCCGAGGGAAGTTCGAGTGATTGCGGATCAGGTCGCTGACTTCGGCCCTGTCGCCGGCATTTGCGCGGGCATGGCTGCTTCGAGTTTTCCGCTGCAGCTCGTCGTCGCCTGCGACTACCCGCTCGCCGGACCGCAGGTATGGCGAGCGCTCGCAGACACGCTGGCGCTGCACCCGGAGGCCGACGCTGTTTTGCCTGAGGTCGGCGGCAAGCTTCATCCGTTGTGCGCTTTGTATCGCAGCCGCACGCTTGCGACATGGCAAGCTGCGCTGGATGGCGGAAATAAGCGGGTAATGGCGGCGACGGAACGCATGCGAATCGTCAGTTGGGTGCCGGAAGACGGAGCGACAAACGCGCTTATGAATATGAATACGCCGGAGGATTACCGGCTAGCGAAGGAGCGCCTGCGCCTATGA
- a CDS encoding MFS transporter, giving the protein MTKRMRIAGLDIQRLLRSRFNDSETRRGLRASLMEGIPATIIANLLGGPLQTAFLLYMGFQSEQIGLIAAIPSLTLLAQIFMAFAMERWRDRRKVTTILGVGHRTLWICTGLIPLLFPHAAWAPMYMLVFLCSFTLAQASGVIWTSLMADIVPPPVRGRYFGIRNTIHWAVASLTLLLGGQLMDWLPGERGFTILFVVSAFCVVWNGIELSRYANPPFESAGGGLSASLILKPFRDRPFLSAASFITLFILIQNIVVPLFAYAMLNLLNLSYSSVTLITMIQNIVMMISYIFWGNLNARFSARQLLTWTFPIIALACIVWFGMAALPVLLILGLSHILLGIGLGGYNLLVFNFLIGDTPKADRPIYIAVFSALTGIAGFIGPNIGGWLFKAADNAPAWLQDYGVVGLTGFALLLPAVAIAPFVFRSARISRNRAN; this is encoded by the coding sequence GTGACCAAACGCATGCGAATCGCGGGTCTGGATATTCAGCGACTGCTGCGAAGCAGATTTAACGATTCAGAGACCAGACGCGGATTGCGAGCCTCCCTAATGGAAGGCATCCCTGCCACGATAATCGCCAATCTGCTCGGCGGACCCTTGCAGACGGCGTTTTTGTTGTACATGGGGTTTCAATCCGAGCAAATCGGCTTGATCGCCGCCATTCCTTCTTTGACGCTGCTTGCGCAGATCTTCATGGCGTTTGCCATGGAGCGCTGGAGAGACCGCCGAAAGGTCACTACGATTCTCGGCGTCGGCCATCGGACATTGTGGATATGTACGGGGTTGATCCCTTTATTATTTCCCCACGCGGCTTGGGCGCCGATGTACATGCTTGTTTTTCTCTGTTCTTTTACGCTGGCGCAAGCCAGTGGCGTCATTTGGACTTCGCTTATGGCCGATATCGTGCCGCCTCCAGTGCGGGGACGCTACTTCGGTATCCGCAACACGATTCATTGGGCGGTGGCCAGTCTGACGTTGCTGCTCGGCGGACAACTCATGGACTGGCTGCCTGGCGAGCGCGGCTTTACCATTCTATTCGTAGTTTCTGCGTTTTGCGTGGTCTGGAACGGCATCGAGCTGTCCCGTTATGCCAATCCTCCTTTCGAGAGCGCAGGCGGTGGGCTCTCCGCTTCCTTAATCCTCAAGCCCTTCCGCGATCGGCCCTTTTTATCTGCGGCCTCCTTCATCACGCTATTCATCTTGATTCAAAACATTGTCGTACCGCTTTTTGCCTATGCTATGCTAAATTTACTGAATCTGAGCTACAGCAGCGTCACATTGATTACGATGATTCAAAATATAGTGATGATGATCAGCTATATTTTCTGGGGAAATTTGAATGCGCGTTTTTCCGCGCGCCAGCTGCTTACTTGGACGTTCCCGATCATCGCTCTCGCCTGTATCGTATGGTTTGGCATGGCTGCGCTGCCGGTTCTGCTGATTCTCGGGCTGTCGCACATACTCCTCGGCATCGGGTTAGGCGGCTACAATTTGCTCGTGTTCAATTTTTTGATCGGGGATACGCCGAAGGCGGACAGACCGATCTACATCGCGGTGTTCTCGGCATTGACCGGCATAGCCGGCTTCATCGGACCGAACATCGGGGGCTGGCTCTTCAAGGCCGCAGACAATGCGCCTGCGTGGCTGCAGGATTACGGAGTCGTCGGATTAACCGGGTTCGCTTTGCTTCTTCCCGCGGTCGCGATCGCTCCGTTCGTTTTTAGAAGCGCGCGAATCTCGCGTAACAGGGCAAACTGA
- a CDS encoding two-component system sensor histidine kinase NtrB → MEKWRTRYFPVLVEYVLHEDTREGYDLSELLDLLNGVPAEHIFEQHEENVRLLVSHADSEDRLALMHRSLLFLHEILGSHTCSESAAAKEEHLPEDLIQAAAKAIPLQEERPSRFETVLQHLDSGIALFEPGGTLRFLNVPMARLLQAPRRILIGQSLRQLLFHPSLSRSLRLIFIRMYRQLKYDRRAQGEFQDGSRYLLISISQIEELDGDILVSIKDVSEHKQIEQSAFQNDKLAMLGKIAAAIAHEIRNPLTSIRGFIQLLKPYLESIGKQEYARIILSEIDRANDIIYEFLNSSKPSAPMTQTVLVGLLLKETILLTESEAHMQGVEMTCEIFDPYLTISIDVKQIKQVILNMVKNALDAVAHVAEKRRPNIRLSARKERGYAVISIADNGRGMDRETLSRLFDPFFTTKFEGTGLGLSVSYRIIRNHGGTVQVDSRLGEGTEFMIYLPFVGEKE, encoded by the coding sequence ATGGAGAAATGGAGAACGAGATATTTCCCGGTTCTCGTGGAGTATGTGCTGCACGAAGACACGAGGGAGGGATACGATCTGAGCGAGCTGCTCGACCTGCTGAATGGCGTTCCCGCTGAGCACATTTTCGAGCAACACGAGGAGAACGTTCGCCTGCTCGTCTCGCATGCGGATAGCGAGGACAGGCTGGCGCTCATGCATCGGAGTCTGTTGTTTCTTCACGAGATTCTTGGCAGTCACACCTGTTCCGAGTCGGCTGCGGCCAAGGAAGAACACTTGCCCGAAGATTTGATACAGGCCGCGGCGAAGGCCATACCGCTCCAGGAAGAGAGACCGAGTCGCTTCGAGACGGTGCTTCAGCATCTGGATAGCGGGATCGCGCTGTTCGAGCCCGGCGGGACGCTTCGATTTTTGAACGTGCCGATGGCTCGGCTGCTGCAAGCGCCAAGGCGCATATTGATCGGCCAGAGCCTCCGCCAACTATTGTTTCATCCCAGCTTGAGCCGTTCGCTGCGGCTTATTTTTATTCGCATGTACAGGCAGTTGAAGTACGATCGACGCGCACAGGGCGAATTTCAGGACGGCAGCCGCTATTTGCTGATTAGTATCTCCCAGATCGAAGAGCTAGATGGGGATATTCTCGTCAGCATCAAGGACGTATCCGAGCACAAGCAGATTGAGCAGAGCGCTTTTCAGAACGACAAGCTGGCCATGCTGGGCAAGATCGCTGCGGCGATCGCCCATGAGATCCGCAATCCGCTGACGAGCATCCGAGGATTCATTCAGCTGCTGAAGCCATATCTGGAGTCGATCGGCAAGCAGGAGTACGCGCGAATCATTTTATCCGAGATCGACAGAGCGAACGACATTATTTACGAATTTCTTAATTCGTCCAAGCCTTCCGCGCCGATGACCCAGACCGTGCTCGTAGGCCTGCTGCTCAAGGAGACGATCCTGCTGACCGAGAGCGAGGCGCACATGCAGGGGGTCGAAATGACCTGCGAGATATTCGATCCGTACCTGACGATCTCGATCGACGTCAAGCAGATCAAACAAGTGATTTTGAACATGGTGAAAAATGCTTTGGATGCGGTTGCACACGTAGCGGAAAAGCGCAGGCCGAACATTCGGCTGTCTGCGCGCAAAGAACGCGGATATGCCGTTATCAGCATTGCGGACAATGGGCGAGGGATGGACCGCGAGACGTTGAGCAGACTATTCGATCCTTTCTTTACGACGAAGTTCGAAGGGACCGGACTCGGTCTGTCGGTGAGCTACCGAATCATCCGGAATCATGGCGGCACGGTTCAGGTAGACAGCCGACTCGGAGAGGGGACGGAGTTTATGATTTATCTACCATTCGTAGGGGAAAAAGAGTAG
- the leuB gene encoding 3-isopropylmalate dehydrogenase has translation MAEVKKIAVIAGDGIGPEVVGEAIKVLKKTEELFGYKFELEHGLFGGIAIDEKGTPLPQETLDICQRADAVLLGAVGGPKWDNNSKELRPETGLLGIRKALGLFSNIRPAVVFDCLKDASTLKPEVLEGTDLIVVRELTGGIYFGEKFRREGAGGQEAIDTCVYNVQEIERIVRQGFEIAQKRRKKLASVDKANVLETSRLWRETVNKIAPEYPDVELEHVLVDNCAMQLLRRPSSFDVIVTENMFGDILSDEAAMLTGSIGMLSSASLGEGSFGLYEPVHGSAPDIAGQGISNPIATILSVALMFQLTFGYAEAAEVIERAVKQVLDAGHRTGDIAVDKSQAIGTTAMGDLIVAAMVR, from the coding sequence ATGGCAGAAGTGAAGAAAATAGCGGTCATCGCCGGCGACGGCATCGGCCCGGAAGTCGTCGGTGAAGCGATAAAGGTATTGAAAAAAACGGAAGAGCTGTTCGGTTATAAGTTTGAGCTCGAGCACGGCCTGTTCGGCGGTATCGCCATCGACGAGAAGGGTACGCCGCTACCGCAAGAGACGCTAGACATTTGCCAGCGCGCGGACGCTGTGCTGCTCGGCGCCGTCGGCGGCCCGAAGTGGGACAACAACTCGAAGGAGCTGCGCCCCGAGACGGGATTGCTCGGCATCCGCAAGGCGCTCGGCCTGTTCTCCAACATCCGTCCGGCCGTCGTATTCGATTGCCTGAAGGACGCCTCTACGCTGAAGCCTGAAGTGCTCGAAGGCACCGATCTCATCGTCGTGCGCGAGCTGACCGGCGGCATCTACTTCGGCGAGAAGTTCCGCCGTGAAGGCGCGGGCGGTCAAGAAGCGATCGATACTTGCGTGTACAACGTGCAGGAGATCGAGCGTATCGTCCGCCAAGGCTTCGAGATCGCGCAAAAGCGCCGCAAGAAGCTCGCATCGGTCGACAAGGCGAACGTCCTCGAGACGAGCCGTCTGTGGCGTGAGACCGTCAACAAGATCGCGCCGGAATATCCGGACGTCGAGCTTGAGCACGTCCTCGTCGACAACTGCGCGATGCAGCTGCTGCGCCGCCCGTCCAGCTTCGACGTCATCGTGACGGAGAACATGTTCGGCGACATCTTGAGCGACGAAGCCGCCATGCTGACCGGTTCGATCGGCATGCTGTCGTCCGCTTCGCTGGGCGAAGGCAGCTTCGGCCTGTATGAGCCGGTTCACGGCTCCGCGCCGGATATCGCGGGTCAAGGCATCTCCAACCCGATCGCAACCATCTTGTCCGTTGCGCTCATGTTCCAACTGACTTTCGGTTATGCCGAAGCGGCTGAAGTCATCGAGCGAGCCGTCAAGCAAGTGCTTGACGCCGGCCACCGTACGGGCGACATCGCGGTCGACAAGAGCCAGGCGATCGGCACGACGGCGATGGGCGATCTGATCGTAGCTGCGATGGTTCGCTAA
- a CDS encoding beta-galactosidase has product MLLRQLPQGASWDNYPNLHFDEKADPLNPAVQHDMTWGLKRRPFWVMEQQSGSPGGNFIFAMPKPGELRRWTYQAVAHGADAILYFRQRTCTFTIGI; this is encoded by the coding sequence TTGCTACTTCGACAATTGCCGCAGGGCGCGTCCTGGGACAATTACCCGAACCTTCATTTCGACGAAAAGGCGGATCCGCTCAATCCGGCGGTTCAACACGATATGACATGGGGGCTGAAGCGACGGCCGTTCTGGGTGATGGAGCAGCAGAGCGGCTCGCCCGGCGGGAACTTTATCTTCGCGATGCCGAAGCCCGGCGAGCTGCGCAGATGGACATACCAGGCCGTTGCGCACGGCGCGGATGCGATTTTGTATTTCCGCCAGCGAACATGTACTTTTACGATCGGCATATAA